Proteins co-encoded in one Cytophaga hutchinsonii ATCC 33406 genomic window:
- a CDS encoding PAS domain-containing sensor histidine kinase, translated as MNVTFEHDFQTMRESFFENAQEAFAILDKDLNFIDINKSFTESLKTGRDKLIGKNIIEFNSSIKNTERFRLYQKVLQTGESIILDDIRLHPNLGSYTIRVSCFKVGEGIGLAILNITDLRDAIDDLETFIYKCSHDMRTPVSNIYGLIQLALEDTKDPHTVEFLNMIKHQTDRLDHIIHQLANTSRLMHDNKIIYLVDLKTVVSDVIDSFSKIPDFEAIKFTVTSSSKEKFFSDKSLLICILENIIDNAIKYRNHDIQSLIDINMSDEKSGVRITIKDNGIGIDDDIQKNVFKMFYRGTNKSSGSGLGLYTVKHFIKKLKGEISLTSEKNTGTTFSFYIPNVNTDK; from the coding sequence ATGAACGTTACCTTTGAACACGATTTTCAGACCATGCGCGAATCGTTTTTTGAAAATGCGCAGGAAGCATTTGCCATTCTGGATAAAGATTTAAATTTTATTGATATAAATAAATCTTTTACAGAATCATTAAAAACAGGCCGTGATAAACTTATTGGAAAAAATATTATTGAATTCAATTCTTCCATTAAAAATACCGAACGTTTCAGACTGTATCAAAAAGTATTGCAAACCGGGGAATCAATTATTCTGGATGATATCCGTTTACATCCTAACCTGGGAAGTTATACAATACGGGTTTCCTGTTTTAAAGTAGGTGAAGGTATAGGTTTAGCGATTTTAAACATAACCGATTTACGCGACGCGATAGATGATCTGGAAACCTTTATCTATAAATGTTCTCATGACATGCGCACGCCGGTTTCAAATATTTATGGATTGATTCAGCTGGCATTAGAAGATACCAAAGATCCCCACACGGTTGAATTTTTGAATATGATCAAACATCAGACAGACCGGTTGGACCACATCATTCACCAATTAGCAAATACCAGCCGGTTAATGCATGATAATAAAATCATTTATCTGGTAGATCTGAAAACTGTTGTATCCGATGTGATTGATTCGTTTTCAAAAATTCCAGATTTTGAAGCCATAAAGTTTACTGTTACTTCTTCCAGCAAAGAAAAATTTTTCAGCGACAAATCTCTGCTGATTTGTATCCTCGAAAATATTATAGACAATGCAATTAAATACAGAAATCACGACATACAATCTTTAATAGACATTAACATGTCCGATGAAAAAAGCGGCGTCCGCATTACTATTAAAGATAACGGTATAGGTATTGATGATGATATTCAGAAGAATGTGTTCAAAATGTTCTACAGAGGCACTAACAAAAGTTCCGGATCCGGTTTAGGGTTGTATACCGTAAAACATTTTATTAAAAAGCTGAAAGGAGAAATTTCCTTAACCAGCGAAAAAAATACAGGAACGACCTTCTCTTTCTATATCCCCAATGTAAATACGGATAAATAA
- a CDS encoding winged helix-turn-helix domain-containing protein, giving the protein MKNFISHLNKAFENRLRLGIMSILITNDWIEFNTLKELLEATDGNLASHITALEKINYLEVRKAFIGKKPNTSFRITKEGRKAFKDHIDALEQLIKKSS; this is encoded by the coding sequence TTGAAAAATTTCATTTCCCATTTAAATAAAGCGTTTGAGAACAGGCTCCGGTTAGGCATCATGTCTATTCTGATTACCAATGACTGGATTGAATTCAATACACTCAAAGAATTGCTTGAGGCTACAGACGGTAACCTTGCAAGCCACATTACAGCGCTTGAAAAAATAAATTATCTCGAAGTGCGTAAAGCGTTTATCGGTAAAAAACCCAATACGTCTTTCCGTATCACAAAAGAAGGCCGGAAGGCTTTTAAAGACCATATTGACGCGCTCGAACAACTTATAAAAAAATCTTCGTGA
- a CDS encoding DUF1361 domain-containing protein — MKNRLFILAILCLLLEAGRMLYSGTLGYMFLIWNLFLAAVPYLLSTHIQATKPTGLNLIGKCFIWLLFLPNALYIITDLKHLHERPPVPEWFDCLLLFSFSTLALLLGLLSFYQMNQVLKRYAPAFVQHIILISISLLAGFGVYLGREQRWNSWDIFTNPFDLFSACISLSTEPHVWAFSLCYGFAFLSMYHIISSLIHYRHETPGQLV; from the coding sequence ATGAAAAACAGATTATTTATTTTAGCCATTCTCTGCCTCCTGCTTGAAGCGGGACGTATGCTGTATTCAGGCACACTTGGCTACATGTTCCTCATCTGGAACCTGTTTCTGGCAGCTGTCCCCTATCTGTTGTCCACGCACATACAGGCCACAAAACCAACAGGCTTAAACCTGATCGGAAAATGTTTTATCTGGTTGCTGTTCCTGCCGAATGCCTTATACATCATCACCGATCTGAAACATTTACATGAACGCCCACCGGTACCGGAGTGGTTCGACTGCCTGCTTTTATTCAGCTTCTCTACCCTGGCATTGCTACTTGGCCTGTTGTCTTTTTATCAAATGAATCAGGTACTGAAAAGATATGCACCTGCTTTTGTTCAGCACATCATACTGATCAGTATTTCGCTCTTAGCCGGCTTTGGTGTGTACTTAGGCAGGGAACAGCGCTGGAACAGCTGGGACATCTTTACCAATCCTTTTGATTTATTTTCTGCATGTATTTCCTTAAGTACGGAACCACACGTGTGGGCATTCAGTCTGTGCTATGGTTTTGCCTTTTTAAGTATGTACCACATCATTTCATCTTTGATCCACTACCGTCATGAAACACCCGGTCAATTGGTTTAA
- a CDS encoding diacylglycerol kinase family protein: MKHPVNWFNSLNYACNGLRLLCSERNFRIHLLAAVSVCILSLCLHLSTLEWAFIASAIVLVLVTESINTCIEYLCDFITADYSFAIKKIKDIAAAAVLLSTVYALTLAFIILLPKILYLTTYNYEF; the protein is encoded by the coding sequence ATGAAACACCCGGTCAATTGGTTTAATAGTTTAAACTATGCCTGCAACGGTTTAAGGCTTTTGTGCAGCGAACGGAATTTCCGGATACACCTGCTTGCCGCTGTGAGCGTTTGCATACTTTCTCTCTGTCTGCATCTTTCCACGCTTGAATGGGCATTTATAGCATCCGCTATTGTATTGGTTCTTGTCACAGAAAGCATCAACACGTGTATCGAATATCTATGCGATTTTATTACTGCAGACTATTCATTTGCGATCAAAAAGATCAAAGACATTGCCGCTGCCGCTGTACTGCTAAGTACGGTATATGCGCTTACCCTCGCTTTTATTATTCTATTACCTAAAATTTTATACTTAACTACTTACAACTATGAGTTCTAA